The nucleotide window GCTAGGTAAGCTTTGGTCTGCCTTTTTAGGAGTTGTTCAGGTTTCTATTTTCTATGAGTTAATGAATTTTTAGAAAGAAAATCAATTGCATGACCTGCTGTTTAGGTGAATGaaaatttgaggaaggactcaaatATCTACAGGATTTTATGAAGCAATTTTCAAATTTGAATGAAGATGTTTCTTTATTTGTGGTGTTAATAGGGAGAAACAATAATCTTCACACATCATTTGGTTTTCAGAATAGAATATAACGGGAATAGAATAGCTATTCCATAACCATGAAATAGCTATGAAATTCTATGCCATATGGTTGGATATTttctattttatataataattattgcacatgtaaaattttaatcaaaAGTATATTGTggaataattattttacatttgAAATTTGAAACAAATAGTTATATTTTCATCCTATTCCATGGATCAAACGAAGCGTTATAGAACTAGCAATTCTGGAAACTTGTGGGAATGAGCTAATGATCATCCCTTAGCATATAAGACAAACTAATGGGATTCTATCTTCTGTCTTCATTATTCTTCTCTTTGGGCATGTTTTGTTCACCTTAAAAATTGAATGGAAGTAGGAATGGATGTTTAGATCTAAGAattctattctaatttatttttgcAATAATTAATAGAATTGAATgctgatttttaaatttatatttagaaGCATATGGCATTTCCGTTTAAATTCaagttgtttaattttttttttaattacatatgTGGGGGAGGGGGTAGTCAAACTTAGATCTCCCAAGTTTAACATGTATGCAGCTATGCCCACTGTTGCAAgttatttaaatgttaaaaaattttaaaacataaGAGGGTTAATGCCCAATTTCCAAAGcagattgattggaaatttttaaAGGAACAGGAGGTGTTAAGATTTGTCTGAAACGTGATTGATGAATGTGCAAATGTAGGAACTCTTATGTTTTCTTTCGTGGTATTGTAAACATATTTATGATGGGTACTGACATTGTTTTTGCCTTGGCCTattctaacttttttttttttttatcaggttAACTATGGGAACTTCATGCATGGTCTGATGAAGGAGAACATTCAGCTGAACAGGAAAGTTTTGTCAGAGTTATCTATGCATGAACCGTATAGTTTCAAGGCCCTCGTAGACATATCTCATAATGCCTTTCCTGGAAACAAAAATGTGGTCCTTCCTCCCAGGAAGGTAAACATTTCAATTAATGTATAACTGATAGTTTTGGTTGCTCATCCTTCCACTACCAGGGTTTTCTATGCATGAACCATATAGTGTCAAGGCCCTCATAGACATATCTTGTAATGCCTTTCCTGGAAACAAAAAATGCCGTACTTCCTCTCAGGAAGCTAAAAATTTCAGTTAATGTATAACTGGTAGTTTTGGTTGCTTATCCTTTCACTGCCAGTCTGGTTTTTTTCTGAAACAAACCTTTAAATAATTgactttatattttctttattagCTACTCTTTTCACTTTTTAGTTTCATTTTTTTTTGCTTCAATTTGCGTTCCACTTAATGTTTGTTTTATGCTTGTAAGCACCTTGTGAGTGTGTCTATCCATTGTTTATgcttttttgtttttcttcttcttcattttttcccATTTCTTTTGGGTAATTATGTTTGTAGGTTGATAAGAATTGTATGAACAACCACTTGCATCTTAACACTTTGTTTGGATAAATTATTGAAGagtaaggaaaataaaagaaggaaaaattttcttaattatcATCACTTATTTTCCCTCCTTGTGTTTGGATAAGTAAAAAATAAaggatgaaaaataaaaaatgacagAGGATAAGCTACCTTGattttttgatttcttattttctcttcAAATTGGTGGGAAAATAACTAGAGGAAAATAGGTTAAATTTTCCTCTCCCTCTTTATTTTCCTTCTATCCAAACAAGGAAAAATGTCTTTTCAACTTTATTTTCCTCTTGTTATTTTCCTTCTTCTCCCTTTTCCACCTATCCAAATAAGGTGTAAATGCAGAAATAGCAACTATGTTGCAGTCTCTGCATAAATGTAATATCAAATTATGTAAAACTTTTAGTATAGTTTCTAGTGGACGTTTTCCTCAATTGCTCTTT belongs to Hevea brasiliensis isolate MT/VB/25A 57/8 chromosome 4, ASM3005281v1, whole genome shotgun sequence and includes:
- the LOC110641676 gene encoding uncharacterized protein LOC110641676, producing the protein MNKKEVLKLAKGFRGRAKNCIRIARERVEKALQYSYRDRRNKKRDMRSLWIQRINAGTRQHGVNYGNFMHGLMKENIQLNRKVLSELSMHEPYSFKALVDISHNAFPGNKNVVLPPRKVNISINV